The segment CCATGCCGATTTAAGCAAGGTCACGGTAGAGGAAGTCAGAAGCGAAATCAGGCAGACCAATCAGGCTATCAGAAACCTGACTGGGTTAACACCCTTGTACTTACGTCCCCCATTTGGTGCCATCAGCGATCAGGAGGTACAAACGGTTCGGGAATTCGGAATGAAAATTATTCTATGGGATACGGACAGTCTGGACTGGTCAGGGATCACCCGGGATGAAATCGTTCAAAATGTCGTGTCTCAGGTCAAGCCAGGTAGTATTATTTTGATGCACAATTTCATGGGTGCAAAAGGACTGGAGAATACCATTCAGGCACTGCCTGTTATCATAACCCGACTTCGGAATATGGGATACCGATTTGTTTCACTGGAAGAGTTGTTAAGTATCCCGGCTTATCGATGAAAAATACTCTGGCCAAAAGGGTAAGAAAAATTTTCTTGTATAGAGACAGGAAACGGACCGCCAAATCAGAGGTCCGTTTTTGTGCTACTTTTATAAGTCAATCGCTGTCACTTGATCGATTTCCTCCATGTCTTCCAGAGACGCCAACAAGGTGTCCGGAATGGCCTTATCCACGGAGAGCATCATAATGGCCTGACCGCCTATATCCTGTCGTCCCACTTGCATGGTGGCGATATTGACCTGATGGTTTCCCAGGATGGTTCCCACACGGCCGATGGCACCGGGTCGGTCAAAGTGACGGACCAGAAGTTGATGCCCTGTGGGTTCCACATCGACGGAATATCGACCAATCTTGATAATTCGGGGGCCCAGACCGTTTAGTAAGGTGCCGGAGAGCTGGGTTTCCCCTGTGTCGGTACGGATTTGCACAGATATCAGATGAGTGAAACCGTGACTCTTGGATTCTTTTTGTTCAGTAACCCGTACTCCTCTCTCCTTGGCCAGATAAGGGGCGTTTACATAGTTGACATTTGACAAGTAGTGGGATAAAACTCCTTTCAATAATATACGGGTCAGAGGAGCTGTATCCATGTCCGACAGTTCACCTGAGTAGGTGATTACAACTTCATCCAAAGCTCCTTCCACCGTCTGGATGGCGAAGTTCCCCAGTTTTTCAGCCAAAAGTTGGTAAGGTTTCAGTTTTTCTTGAAGTTCTGCCGGTATGGAAGGCAGGTTGACAGCATTTTTGAAGGCTTCCCCTCGCAGGATATGCATAACCTCTTCCGATACATCGACTGCCACATTTTCCTGGGCTTCCTGGGTGGAAGCGCCTAGATGGGGAGTTGCGATTACTTGAGGCAGGCTGAATAAGGGATGGTCTCCTGGAGGTTCTTTTTCAAAAACGTCCAAGGCAGCTCCTGCCACTTTTCCCGATTGAATGGCTTTAAACAGGGCTGTTTCATCAATAATACCCCCTCGGGCACAGTTGAGGATACGGACACCGGGTTTCAT is part of the Kroppenstedtia pulmonis genome and harbors:
- the serA gene encoding phosphoglycerate dehydrogenase, encoding MYQILITDPLSDHGIEKLLQAPDVTVIRKTNLSREELLEEIRHADALLVRSQTQVTAEVIRAGRKLKAIGRAGVGVDNIDIPAATEQGVIVVNAPDGNTISTAEHTFAMLIALARNIPQGYRSILSGEWNRKAFIGVELNNKTLGIVGLGRIGTELSKRAKAFHMNIIAYDPYLTEERARKMGVTKASLEEVFAGADFLTVHTPLTKETRHLISTDAFSKMKPGVRILNCARGGIIDETALFKAIQSGKVAGAALDVFEKEPPGDHPLFSLPQVIATPHLGASTQEAQENVAVDVSEEVMHILRGEAFKNAVNLPSIPAELQEKLKPYQLLAEKLGNFAIQTVEGALDEVVITYSGELSDMDTAPLTRILLKGVLSHYLSNVNYVNAPYLAKERGVRVTEQKESKSHGFTHLISVQIRTDTGETQLSGTLLNGLGPRIIKIGRYSVDVEPTGHQLLVRHFDRPGAIGRVGTILGNHQVNIATMQVGRQDIGGQAIMMLSVDKAIPDTLLASLEDMEEIDQVTAIDL
- a CDS encoding polysaccharide deacetylase family protein — translated: MMIHQVDWKAIYPDMIFLNGPRNRREVALTFDDGPETNYTPRILSILSRHRVRAAFFCLGQHVAAYPNVLRQIVNQGHIVGNHSWSHADLSKVTVEEVRSEIRQTNQAIRNLTGLTPLYLRPPFGAISDQEVQTVREFGMKIILWDTDSLDWSGITRDEIVQNVVSQVKPGSIILMHNFMGAKGLENTIQALPVIITRLRNMGYRFVSLEELLSIPAYR